From one Dermacentor andersoni chromosome 1, qqDerAnde1_hic_scaffold, whole genome shotgun sequence genomic stretch:
- the LOC126547880 gene encoding uncharacterized protein: MKFFYLALALVVLLAAAQSGVMGQDEQLLMPWNQYRTSPLLEALRGWIRRPTFTFTRPNFLPALSANAIRLRPGLQQVLRPMLQRPAIQSMIRPALNLRPVIATGIANLGSLIRRPFQNLEE, from the exons ATGAAG TTCTTCTACCTGGCACTGGCCCTTGTGGTTCTGCTGGCGGCGGCCCAGAGCGGCGTGATGGGCCAGGACGAGCAGCTGCTCATGCCCTGGAACCAGTACCGGACCTCGCCGTTGCTCGAAGCGCTGCGCGGATGGATCAGACGACCTACCTTCACTTTCACACGCCCGAACTTCCTGCCGGCACTCAGCGCTAACGCCATCAGGCTGCGGCCAGGACTGCAACAG GTGCTGCGCCCCATGCTTCAGCGGCCGGCCATTCAGAGCATGATCCGGCCAGCTCTCAACCTGCGGCCCGTCATCGCCACCGGCATCGCCAACCTGGGAAGCCTCATCCGGCGACCTTTCCAAAACTTGGAGGAATGA